The region ttctctcccttccaaTTCCACCTTCCTCTCTTTAAATTCTGCAGCGCCAACTGCagcttcgctctcttctATGCTTAGTCTAGCTCGCAAGACTTTGAACCGCGTTCCCAGCTTTCAGGATATCCTACAAGGCAGGATGACCCACCCCGATATGTAAGGAGCTCTCTCTGCGATGCCATTCAGGGGTTCAACGCTGACAGTTTGCTATCAACTACAGCTCAGTTGAcgttctcgtcatcggcgCTGGCCCAACTGGATTGGGTGCTGCAAAGCGTCTGAACCAGATTGTACGACCTCTAACTCCAATTGCGCGCAGTAGAAGATCCTAACTTCTGCCTCAGAACGGTCCCTCGTGGCTCCTTGTTGACTCCAACGAGACTCCCGGTGGTCTTGCCTCTACCGATGTCACCCCCGAAGGCTTCGTATGTGGATTCATCAATGGTGATATCTGATGGACTGCGCAACTAACACAATTGCAGCTTTACGATGTCGGTGGCCACGTTATTTTCTCCCACTACAAGTACTTCGATGACTGCATCAACGAGGCTCTTCCCAAGGAAGATGATTGGTACGAGCACCAGCGTATCTCCTACGTCCGTTGCAAGGGCCAGTGGGTTCCCTACCCTTTCCAGAACAACATCTCCATGCTTCCCAAGGAGGACCAAGTCAAGTGTATCGACGGTATGATCGATGCCGCTATCGAGCACCGCGTCGCCAACACCAAGCCCAAGGACTTCGACGAGTGGATTGTGCGCATGATGGGTACCGGTGTTGCCGATCTTTTCATGCGCCCCTACAACTACAAGGTCTGGGCTGTGCCCACTACTAAGGTAAATTGGCCCTCCAGCCTCGAAATCCCAAGATTGGTCCAAATACTGATATTCGACCTTGTTTAGATGCAATGCGCTTGGCTCGGTGAGCGTGTCGCTGCTCCCAACGTCAAGGCTGTGACTACCAACGTTATCCTTAACAAGACCGCTGGTAACTGGGGTCCTAACGCTACTTTCCGTTTCCCCGCCCGCGATGGTACCGGTGGTATCTGGATCGCTGTTGCCAACACCCTTCCCAAAGAGAAGACCCGCTTCGGTGAGAAGGGCAAGGTCACCAAGGTTAACCCTAAGAACAAGACCGTCACTCTGGGCGATGGCACCACCGTCGGCTACCAGAAGCTTGTTTCCACCATGGCCGTGGACTACCTCGCCGAGCAGATTGGTGACCAGGAATTGATCGGTCTGACCAAGCAGCTCTTCTATTCCTCCACACACGTCATTGGTGTCGGTATCCGTGGCTCTCGCCCCGAGAGAATCGGCGACAAGTGCTGGGTAAGATGACGTCCCTCAGCTTGAGAATCATCAAAATCTAATGATCATGTAGCTCTACTTCCCCGAGGACAACTGCCCCTTCTACCGCGCCACTATCTTCTCCAACTACTCCCCTTACAACCAGCCCGACGCCTCCAAGAAGCTTCCCACCCTGCAGCTTGCGGACGGCTCCAAGCCCAAGAACACTGAGCCCCAGGAAGGTCCCTACTGGTCCATCATGTTGGAGGTTTCCGAGTCCTCGATGAAGCCCGTCAACATTGACACCCTTCTTGCCGAGTCCATCCAGGGTCTCGTCAACACCGAGATGCTCAAGCCCGGCGATGAGATTGTCTCCACCTACCACCGCCGCTTTGACCACGGATACCCCACCCCCTCTCTGGAGCGTGAAGGCGCCCTTACCCAGATTCTGCCTAAGCTGCAGTCAATGGACATCTGGTCTCGTGGCCGCTTCGGTAGCTGGCGCTATGAGGTCGGTAACCAGGACCACTCATTCATGCTCGGTGTTGAGGCCGTGGACAACATTGTCAACGGCGCTGTCGAGCTCACACTCAACTACCCTGACTTCGTCAACGGCCGACAAAACACCGAGAGGCGTCTAGTTGACGGTGCTCAGGCTTTTGCTAAGAATAAGGCGCAGTAAAATAAAACTCTTCTGCGTGGATGGATGATGGCTTTTTGCTTTTTATAGAACTATGTCGAACTTAATATTGAATGACTACTACTAAAGGAGGATGGGAGCGAATACAGGATTTAGATCAAGACCATTGACGGTCAACGGCTTGAGGCCATTTCttactttctcttctttttcggCCTTTACCATTCTATTTCCgagcgatgatggagacgTTTAGCATATCTTACGTACTCTTCATATATATTTTAGACATCTTTCACAATTGACACGCCACTTTTCGGCTTTCTATTGCGTCTTTCTACGTTTCTTTCAGCAATGAAACGTAATTCCCATTCCATATTCTGAATCAAAATCCACAGTACCGATACATTCAAGGCTGAGCTCGAAGTGTATATATAGTTCAATCACGTGGGTCCCAAGGATCACACACGGTTCGAGCACCGCCAGGATTCTTCAAACTTCGCTACTTCTAGAAACGACAAATACGTGTCAAGTAACCACTTGCTGAACGGAGCCGTACGTTTTACCCGATTGAATCGGACTGATTTCGTTTTTGGATGGTTCCTGAGCCGGCAAGAGATAAGGACAATACTATCTGGGTGGGATACGGGGTGCAGTAAGTGTACCGGCTGGTATTCTCATGGCAGTCAATGGAACTGATATGCTATTAGGCGGCCAAACAGTAG is a window of Aspergillus nidulans FGSC A4 chromosome VI DNA encoding:
- a CDS encoding protein ugmA (transcript_id=CADANIAT00009964); this translates as MLSLARKTLNRVPSFQDILQGRMTHPDISVDVLVIGAGPTGLGAAKRLNQINGPSWLLVDSNETPGGLASTDVTPEGFLYDVGGHVIFSHYKYFDDCINEALPKEDDWYEHQRISYVRCKGQWVPYPFQNNISMLPKEDQVKCIDGMIDAAIEHRVANTKPKDFDEWIVRMMGTGVADLFMRPYNYKVWAVPTTKMQCAWLGERVAAPNVKAVTTNVILNKTAGNWGPNATFRFPARDGTGGIWIAVANTLPKEKTRFGEKGKVTKVNPKNKTVTLGDGTTVGYQKLVSTMAVDYLAEQIGDQELIGLTKQLFYSSTHVIGVGIRGSRPERIGDKCWLYFPEDNCPFYRATIFSNYSPYNQPDASKKLPTLQLADGSKPKNTEPQEGPYWSIMLEVSESSMKPVNIDTLLAESIQGLVNTEMLKPGDEIVSTYHRRFDHGYPTPSLEREGALTQILPKLQSMDIWSRGRFGSWRYEVGNQDHSFMLGVEAVDNIVNGAVELTLNYPDFVNGRQNTERRLVDGAQAFAKNKAQ